The Apium graveolens cultivar Ventura unplaced genomic scaffold, ASM990537v1 ctg428, whole genome shotgun sequence genome has a segment encoding these proteins:
- the LOC141701660 gene encoding uncharacterized protein LOC141701660 gives MPSKLWGEAARHAVYIINRLPTQALSGKTPYEVWTEKKPDLGTDVIFEEVKGWSWDAQKEAQDQRGPFIVLGTQSTEERDITNGEDPSTQRIDSMDSMDGYHTDSAISNEFQSNTMSPRDTSVETEPRKFRSLSAVYDETEETELADELMLLGVEEPTNYREATIEKAWKEAMIMEIDAIDKNNTWKLVELPVDYRAIGLKCIYKLKRDSSGQAPRAWYTKLKKFLEYMGFVKCPNEHDVYTKREGYTELKQSAYARKWLERGGMAGCNPVKYPMEPNMLLCKDEQGKVVDPTQFKSLVGGLSQLTGGKQGPVTIYIDNKSAIDLAKNPVFHGRSKHIDVRYHFICERVEWGEIVIKHIRTEDQKSDVLTKAIAIVKFERMGALLGVKKLQKGV, from the exons ATGCCATCAAAACTATGGGGTGAAGCTGCTCGACATGCTGTTTATATAATCAACCGATTGCCAACACAAGCTCTATCCGGAAAGACTCCTTACGAAGTGTGGACTGAAAAGAAACCAGACCTTGG TACGGATGTAATCTTTGAAGAGGTAAAAGGCTGGTCATGGGATGCTCAAAAGGAGGCACAAGATCAACGAGGACCATTTATTGTTCTCGGAACTCAGAGTACTGAAGAAAGAGACATAACAAATGGGGAGGATCCATCTACACAAAGAATTGACAGTATGGACAGCATGGATGGGTACCACACAGATTCTGCAATATCGAATGAGTTTCAGTCAAATACGATGTCACCAAGAGATACAAGTGTTGAAACTGAGCCCCGGAAATTTCGCTCATTAAGCGCAGTGTATGATGAAACTGAGGAGACTGAACTTGCAGATGAATTGATGTTATTAGGTGTGGAAGAACCAACTAATTATAGAGAGGCAACAATAGAGAAAGCATGGAAGGAAGCTATGATAATGGAGATTGACGCTATCGACAAAAACAATACCTGGAAACTTGTAGAATTACCAGTAGATTACAGAGCGATAGGATTAAAATGTATATACAAGTTAAAGCGTGATTCCAGTGGTCAG GCCCCTCGGGCTTGGtatacaaaattaaaaaaatttctggAGTACATGGGTTTTGTTAAATGTCCTAATGAGCATGATGTTTACACCAAAAGGGAG GGTTATACGGAGCTTAAACAGTCAGCATATGCAAGGAAATGGCTCGAGAGAGGTGGTATGGCAGGATGCAATCCAGTAAAGTATCCGATGGAGCCAAACATGTTGCTCTGCAAGGATGAGCAAGGGAAAGTTGTGGACCCTACTCAGTTTAAGTCCTTAGTGGGAGGACTGAG TCAGCTAACAGGTGGGAAACAAGGTCCTGTCACAATATATATTGACAACAAATCTGCTATCGATTTGGCAAAGAATCCGGTTTTTCATGGGCGTAGTAAGCATATTGACGTTCGTTATCATTTTATATGCGAACGTGTTGAATGGGGGGAGATTGTTATCAAGCATATAAGGACTGAAGATCAAAAATCAGATGTTTTGACCAAGGCAATAGCTATTGTGAAGTTCGAAAGAATGGGCGCATTATTGGGTGTCAAGAAGTTGCAGAAAGGAGTTTAG